AGGTGAAGAACCGGCCGGGCCTGCGACCGGCGATCAAGGCGCTGGGCCTGGAGGGTCTGACTACTTTCGTGGCCGGCCGACCAGCGGCTTGACCATGATCCGGCAGATCTCCACGTTCCGGCGCCCGGCGCTGTCGGTCAGTGACAGGCACCGGACCGTGGAGTGCGGCCACTCCCGGTACCCGAGGCGGGCGTAGAGCCGGGCCGCGCGGTCGTTCGTGGTTTCCACGGCCAGCGCCACCCGGTCGTAGCCCTTTTCGGTCAGCCATTGCTCGGCCGCCCGGACCAGGCTGGTGCCGATGCCGCGGGCGCGGTGCTCGACGTGGGTTTCCAGATGGGTGAGCAGCGGCGTGTCCGGCAGGTGCTCACGCAGCTCGGCCTCCTCGGCCGGTTCGAGCCACAGGTAGACCACGCCCACCGGGCGGTCGTCCTGCCAGGCCACGAGCAGGCGCCCCAGCCCGTCCTTCTGGCGGGAGAGGCGGTCGGTGAAGTACGGCTCCTGCCCCATGACGTGTGTCAGCTGCGGCAGGTCCGCAGACCCGGCCTCTCGTATCCGAAGCTCGCTCATGATCCGGCCCAACGTTACCGAAGCGACCGGCCGCCGCGCTGGTCCTTCGCCGAACCCGCCGCGTCCGGGGTGTAGCGGACTACACCACCGGTCCGGGGTTCCGCGCCACTGTGGCTCGGCCGCCGCGGCCATAGCGTCGTTCCCGCCGAAAGACCCGGAGGGAAACGACGATGACCACAGTCGCGGACGGCCTCACCAGTGCGGTGCGGTTGGAATCCGTCAGCAAGACCTACGGCAGCGGGGACGCCGCCGTCCGCGCACTGGACGGGGTGACGATCAGCCTCCGCCAGGGCAGCTTCACCGCGCTGATGGGACCGTCCGGTTCGGGCAAGAGCACCTTCCTGCACTGCGCGGCCGGGCTGGACCGGCCGACCTCGGGCCGGGTGCTGCTCGGCGGCACCGAGCTGACCGGGCAGCGCGAAGCCGCTCTCACCGAACTGCGCCGCTCCCGGATCGGCTTTGTCTTCCAGGCCTACAACCTGCTCGACGCGCTGACC
The genomic region above belongs to Amycolatopsis sp. YIM 10 and contains:
- a CDS encoding GNAT family N-acetyltransferase — translated: MSELRIREAGSADLPQLTHVMGQEPYFTDRLSRQKDGLGRLLVAWQDDRPVGVVYLWLEPAEEAELREHLPDTPLLTHLETHVEHRARGIGTSLVRAAEQWLTEKGYDRVALAVETTNDRAARLYARLGYREWPHSTVRCLSLTDSAGRRNVEICRIMVKPLVGRPRK